One genomic region from Thermomicrobiales bacterium encodes:
- a CDS encoding peroxidase-related enzyme (This protein belongs to a clade of uncharacterized proteins related to peroxidases such as the alkylhydroperoxidase AhpD.), with product MMSEPAFTLEFLNWVPWVPRAVDGDLSPRRREEIESFIAGKNASDYLLVLANDFDSLQARALVHRHVYADEADVTQAGYRELGATTTSRINGCVFCASVHARHVANYLKNRPMAQRFLDEGTDTELPPVERAVVDVSAKLTNDPEALTGADLAPLRALGFTDLQILDILNYAAFFANANRLMLTLGEPEAQPKLH from the coding sequence ATGATGTCCGAGCCAGCGTTCACACTCGAATTCCTCAACTGGGTTCCCTGGGTTCCGCGTGCTGTGGATGGTGATCTTTCCCCGCGTCGGAGGGAGGAGATCGAGTCGTTCATTGCCGGCAAGAACGCTTCGGACTATCTGCTGGTGTTGGCGAACGATTTCGATTCGTTGCAGGCGCGCGCGCTTGTGCATCGACATGTCTATGCCGATGAGGCCGACGTCACTCAAGCGGGGTACCGCGAACTCGGAGCGACCACCACTTCCCGGATCAACGGCTGCGTCTTCTGCGCGTCAGTGCATGCGCGTCATGTGGCGAACTATCTGAAGAACCGCCCCATGGCGCAACGATTCCTGGACGAAGGGACCGACACCGAGCTACCGCCGGTCGAGCGAGCAGTGGTCGACGTATCCGCCAAGCTCACGAACGATCCAGAAGCGCTCACAGGCGCCGACCTTGCGCCCTTGCGTGCGCTTGGGTTCACCGACCTTCAGATCCTCGACATCCTGAACTATGCGGCGTTCTTTGCGAACGCGAATCGACTGATGTTGACGCTCGGCGAGCCGGAGGCCCAACCCAAACTCCACTAG
- the argG gene encoding argininosuccinate synthase → MGNILGSLPVGEKIGIAFSGGLDTSAALYWMREHGAVPYAYTANLGQPDETNYDDIPRRALEYGAESARLVDCRQELVREGLTALQCGAFHITTAGVPYFNTTPLGRAVTGTILVAAMMEDGVNIWGDGSTYKGNDIERFYRYGLLVNPALRIYKPWLDSAFIDQLGGRAEMSDYLAEAGFQYRMSAEKAYSTDSNILGATHEAKHLEELSTSITIVDPIMGVAFWKPEIVIDYEEVTVTFEEGFPVAIDGQSFADQVELITAANAIGGRHGLGMSDQIENRIIESKSRGIYEAPGMALLHIAYDRLVSGIHNEDTIETLRVNGRTLGRLLYEGRWFDPQALMLRESLQNWVAKVVTGEVRIGLRRGNDYSILDTTSPNLTYDASRLTMEKGEASFTAQDRIGQLTMRNNDIADTREKLLHYAETGLVSLPADGGVPRIGAKSQE, encoded by the coding sequence ATGGGAAATATTCTCGGAAGTCTTCCAGTTGGAGAAAAGATCGGCATTGCGTTCTCGGGCGGCCTCGACACGAGCGCGGCGCTCTATTGGATGCGCGAGCATGGTGCGGTGCCGTATGCCTACACGGCCAATCTGGGTCAGCCGGACGAAACCAACTACGACGACATTCCTCGCCGCGCGTTGGAGTACGGGGCGGAATCGGCGCGCCTGGTGGACTGCCGACAGGAGCTGGTGCGTGAAGGGCTGACCGCGCTGCAATGCGGGGCGTTTCACATCACTACCGCCGGTGTCCCCTATTTCAACACCACGCCGCTGGGTCGCGCTGTGACCGGGACCATTCTGGTCGCGGCCATGATGGAGGACGGCGTCAACATCTGGGGTGACGGGAGCACCTACAAAGGTAACGACATCGAGCGGTTCTACCGCTACGGGCTCCTGGTGAACCCCGCGCTCAGGATCTACAAGCCGTGGCTCGATTCGGCCTTCATCGATCAACTCGGCGGCCGCGCGGAGATGTCGGACTACCTCGCGGAAGCTGGCTTCCAGTACCGCATGTCCGCCGAAAAGGCCTACTCCACCGATTCGAACATCCTCGGGGCCACGCACGAGGCCAAACACCTCGAGGAGCTCAGCACCAGCATCACGATCGTCGATCCGATCATGGGGGTCGCGTTCTGGAAGCCGGAGATCGTGATCGACTACGAAGAGGTGACGGTGACGTTCGAGGAGGGGTTTCCGGTCGCGATCGATGGGCAGTCGTTTGCGGATCAGGTCGAGTTGATCACCGCGGCAAACGCCATCGGTGGACGACACGGACTCGGGATGAGCGATCAGATCGAGAATCGCATCATCGAATCGAAGAGCCGTGGCATCTACGAAGCGCCGGGGATGGCGCTGCTTCACATCGCCTACGACCGCCTCGTCTCCGGTATCCACAACGAGGACACGATCGAGACACTGCGGGTGAACGGCCGCACGCTCGGTCGATTGCTGTATGAGGGGCGCTGGTTCGATCCGCAAGCGCTCATGCTGCGCGAATCGCTGCAGAACTGGGTCGCCAAGGTGGTCACCGGGGAGGTCAGGATTGGCTTGCGGCGCGGAAACGACTACTCGATTCTCGATACAACCTCTCCCAATCTCACCTACGACGCCAGCCGCCTGACGATGGAGAAGGGCGAAGCGTCGTTCACCGCGCAGGATCGCATCGGGCAACTGACGATGCGGAACAAC